From Acetobacter sp.:
GTGGGCTGGAAATCCTGCGTCATTTTGAGACGTTCAACGATCTTCTGGCCGCACCATGTGTTGATCCGGTCGATGAGGGCGGTCTGCATATGCTGGATTTCCATCGCCACAGGTCCACGGCAGGCAATGGTCAGCGTGCCTGCCGACAGCTTGCGTGGTTCGGTGCGTGTTCCGAGCGATTCTCCCACGATCTGCATCCAGTCGATGAACAGTGTCACGCTTGCGGGCGAGCGCTTGCGGAAGGCTTCCCGTGTCAGGTTGGGGATCATGCTGCCCAGATCGCGCGGCTTGAAGGAGCGACGTGGAGGCTCGGCTGTTCCTGTCTCGCTCTTGCGTGTCGGTCGTGCGGGTTTCATAAACTGGCTCCGTGATTCCCTCAGACTCAGATCTTCTCGCATGGTACGACCATAACCGCAGAACCCTTCCCTGGCGCGCCCTGCCGGGTGAGACGGCTGACCCCTACCATGTCTGGATCAGCGAGATCATGCTGCAACAGACGACAGTCGCCGCAGTCATTCCTTATTACCACAATTTTCTCGAACGCTTCCCCGATATCAGGGCGCTGGCGCGTGCTCCTCTGGATGAAGTGCTACAGGCATGGTCGGGTCTGGGCTACTATTCCCGCGCCCGCAATCTGCATCGCTGTGCGGAAGAGGTGGTTCATCTGGGGGAGTTTCCCCGGGATGTAGCTGGTTTACAGGCGTTACCGGGTATTGGCGCGTATACGGCGGCGGCCATAGCGGCGATTGCCTTCGGTGTGCCGGTTGTCCCTGTCGATGGGAATGTGGAACGGATTTCGGCGCGTATCTTCGCCATGCAGGAGCCGATGCCGGGTGCGCGGAAGCAGTTGGCGGCCAAAGCCGTGACTCTGAATGCCGGACCGCAGGCGCAGGCACGGGCATCGGACTTTGCACAGGCCCTGTTTGATCTTGGCGCCACGCTCTGTGTGCCGCGCTCTCCCGCCTGTGTGCTCTGTCCGTGGCGGAAGCCCTGCAAGGCGCGGAAGTTGGGCATACAAGCGGAGTTGCCGAAAAAATCACCCAAGGCCGAGCGCCCGACCCGTCATGGCGTGCATTTCCTGCTGATGGATGAAGCGGATCAGGTTCTGGTCAGACGGCGCCCGCCGCAGGGATTGTTGGGCGGGACGATAGAACTGCCGGGGCCGGAATGGCGGGAGAAGCCGTGGAGTGTGAAGGAAGTGGCGGAGGTCGCCCCTTTTGCTGATCGTGCTTCCGGGGGGCTTCGTGTTCCGCAATGGGAGTGCGCGGGGTCGGTCAGGCACGTCTTTACGCATTTTACATTGCTGATCGATGTGTATGCGGCGCGGGTGAGGAGTATGCCCAATCCTCGCGAGGAGGAAGGCTTTCCTGTCGCGCTTGAAAAGGTGGATGGACTTGCGCTTTCTTCGCTCATGCGGAAATGCGTGCAAACTGGTCTAAAAGGATCGGACTGACGATCGCGCTTCCCCGGCAGGGGAAGGAATCGCGGCAAGGAGAGAACTGTGGCGGAGACACCGCGTGCTGATGAAATCTGGCTTTACGACAGCTACGGTCGATTTCTGCATAACGATGCCCTTGATGACCGGATGGTGGCCCGTGCGCCCGCCGATCTGCCCAGCGGTCTGCCGGGTCTGATCTTCGGGATTGATCCCGCACGGAGTCACGATCCTTTCGTGTTGCTCAAGCGCGAAACACGTCCGATGCCTCTGCCGCAGATCGAACCGGTCATGGAGCAGGGCGTGGCGCTCGCCTTCCGGATTCTGGATAGTGACGGGCCTTATGCCGATGCACGGGGCGGTTTCATCGCCACCCGGCAGGATGGAAGTGTCGTGCTCGGGGCTCCTGACCGGGGGGAGGGGATTCTGTTTGCGCCAATGCCCTTCTACACCGCCAGAAGCCTGTTTCCCATCTCAGGCATGGAATTGACGGATCAGCATGGGCTTGTGGTGCCTGCGCCGCAGCCGCTTACGGGTCTGCGCGTGCAGATTGCCGGACGGCCCTATTCACTGGAGGTCGGAGGTGATCTGCTGGCCCGGATGGGTGAACTGTCACCGGGAGAAACGGTCTCTCTGGTGTTGCCTGCGACGGCGACGGAGCCTGAAACGACGGTTACGGCGACCCGAAAAACACAATGATCGTAAAGATCTGGAGACAGATGCCCCCGGAGGTGGTCTGTCTCCGTCTGCCAGAGCCCTTTCCCTGAACACGGGTTCAATGGAAGTGCTCTAACTGTCTTTCCTGTTCCGGCATCATGTCGGCTGTCTGCCCGGTGATATTCATGGCTTTCATTCACGTCGCATCCGAAAACGAAACCACCGCTCCGATGGGACGTGGGCGTATTGGCGTGCTGCTGACCAATCTCGGGACGCCGGATGACACCAACTTTGCTGCGGTACGGCGTTATCTTTCGGAATTTCTTTCCGATCAGCGTGTGATCGAAGCCAATCCCGCAATCTGGCAGCCGATATTGCAGGGAGTGGTTCTGACGGTCCGACCGGGACGGAGCGGCAAGGCTTACAGGCGGATCTGGAACGAGGAAAAAAATGAAAGT
This genomic window contains:
- a CDS encoding DUF721 domain-containing protein gives rise to the protein MKPARPTRKSETGTAEPPRRSFKPRDLGSMIPNLTREAFRKRSPASVTLFIDWMQIVGESLGTRTEPRKLSAGTLTIACRGPVAMEIQHMQTALIDRINTWCGQKIVERLKMTQDFQPTSQTSGRPARRPAVHVPPVVVDDMPEGPLRDALEALGTRLAERNATRK
- the mutY gene encoding A/G-specific adenine glycosylase, with the translated sequence MIPSDSDLLAWYDHNRRTLPWRALPGETADPYHVWISEIMLQQTTVAAVIPYYHNFLERFPDIRALARAPLDEVLQAWSGLGYYSRARNLHRCAEEVVHLGEFPRDVAGLQALPGIGAYTAAAIAAIAFGVPVVPVDGNVERISARIFAMQEPMPGARKQLAAKAVTLNAGPQAQARASDFAQALFDLGATLCVPRSPACVLCPWRKPCKARKLGIQAELPKKSPKAERPTRHGVHFLLMDEADQVLVRRRPPQGLLGGTIELPGPEWREKPWSVKEVAEVAPFADRASGGLRVPQWECAGSVRHVFTHFTLLIDVYAARVRSMPNPREEEGFPVALEKVDGLALSSLMRKCVQTGLKGSD